The following proteins come from a genomic window of Triticum aestivum cultivar Chinese Spring chromosome 6A, IWGSC CS RefSeq v2.1, whole genome shotgun sequence:
- the LOC123132444 gene encoding protein SINE1, with protein sequence MGRSLSPLLRQELENLDKDADSRRNAMKTLKSYAKQLDSKSIPHFLAEVSDNKPPGLPSGEFTISLYEVLARVHGRNIVPQIGNIMSTITRTLSSSGGSFPLHQACSKVVPAIARYGIDPSAPEEKARIIASLCKPLCGALMSDQDGAASGAALCLKALVESSNWRFASGEAVNEVCLKVAGAMHDRSTRSNAHMGLAMALVKHNGLIAEAYARSLVRSALQVLDGDAAESSSQKRLSAIQMINFFMKFVDPRSISSELGKVVDVMEQCQNDRMPFVRGAAFETSQTAKNIAAQKGSRHEVTTSPMVGSNFQRRREKSPCRSLWNVKGSSPASSTMSASPVQFQSPESQVVDSTIMYGSSTLTESPISIGQSSCNFDQSRRANRRLWSNDGVDVSLKDGLFIRFCSNGKCLEDDLGEVCDSEVTDADFECTGTFTGFVSASPNNTLSRDETPSPQASERPISIDDVKLYTTPRKLLRSLQSSYDFDSDRHKEKSIMKLNCSSSSSSSSSSSPPSDQEHKELTESSEDMQSEHSESKTEEGDKEIETAVVRPRANGTTEIVCNEDKSGLSSTEVADTTREESSEVEFKELDVCVKRSSGKTRKYKTIFGCLLSMIMTVVAIIAVLIRIEDSSEDYVGLVPT encoded by the exons GCCCGCTGCTCCGGCAGGAGCTGGAGAACCTGGACAAAGACGCCGACAGCCGCCGGAACGCCATGAAGACGCTCAAGTCCTACGCCAAGCAGCTCGACTCCAAGTCCATCCCCCACTTCCTCGCCGAGGTCTCCGACAACAAGCCCCCCGGCCTGCCCTCCGGCGAGTTCACCATCTCGCTCTACGAGGTGCTCGCCAGGGTCCACGGCCGGAACATCGTGCCGCAGATCGGCAACATCATGTCCACCATCACGCGCACGCTGTCCTCGAGCGGCGGCTCCTTCCCCCTGCACCAGGCGTGCTCCAAGGTGGTGCCGGCCATAGCGCGGTACGGCATCGACCCCTCGGCGCCCGAGGAGAAGGCGCGCATCATCGCCTCCCTCTGCAAGCCCCTCTGCGGCGCGCTCATGAGCGACCAGGACGGCGCCGCGTCGGGCGCCGCGCTCTGCCTCAAGGCGCTCGTCGAGTCGAGCAACTGGAGGTTTGCGTCCGGTGAGGCCGTCAACGAGGTCTGCCTGAAGGTCGCCGGGGCGATGCACGACAGGTCGACCCGGTCCAATGCTCACATGGGCCTGGCAATGGCGCTTGTCAAGCACAATGGCCTGATTGCAGAGGCGTATGCGAGGTCCCTTGTGCGGTCTGCCCTGCAGGTCCTTGACGGCGACGCCGCGGAGAGCAGCTCCCAGAAGCGGCTCTCGGCGATCCAGATGATCAATTTCTTCATGAAGTTTGTCGACCCCAGGAGCATATCCTCGGAGCTTGGCAAGGTGGTGGATGTCATGGAGCAATGCCAGAACGACCGCATGCCGTTCGTCCGAGGCGCCGCGTTTGAGACCTCACAGACTGCCAAGAACATTGCTGCGCAGAAGGGGTCGAGGCACGAGGTCACCACCAGCCCGATGGTAGGCTCCAACTTCCAAAGGAGAAGAGAGAAAAGCCCATGCAGGAGCCTCTGGAATGTCAAGGGCAGCAGCCCTGCAAGCTCCACCATGTCTGCTTCACCGGTTCAGTTCCAGTCCCCTGAATCACAGGTGGTAGACTCAACCATCATGTATGGCAGTAGCACGCTCACCGAATCGCCCATCTCGATCGGGCAGTCCTCTTGCAATTTCGATCAGAGTCGGCGCGCGAACAGGAGGTTATGGAGCAACGATGGTGTGGATGTTTCTCTCAAGGATGGCTTGTTCATTAGGTTCTGCTCAAACGGCAAGTGCCTTGAAGATGAcctgggggaggtttgtgacagcgaAGTAACCGATGCCGATTTTGAGTGCACTGGTACATTCACAGGGTTTGTTTCAGCTAGCCCCAACAACACCTTGTCAAGAGATGAGACCCCCAGTCCGCAG GCCTCTGAAAGGCCAATCAGCATTGATGATGTGAAGCTATACACGACGCCGAGAAAGCTTCTCCGATCCCTCCAGAGTTCGTATGACTTTGACTCTGATCGCCACAAGGAAAAATCAATTATGAAGCTGaactgctcatcatcatcatcgtcatcgtcatcatcatcaccaccatcagaTCAGGAACACAAGGAACTAACGGAGTCATCTGAGGATATGCAATCTGAGCATTCTGAGAGCAAGACTGAAGAGGGGGACAAAGAGATTGAAACTGCTGTTGTTAGGCCTAGGGCTAACGGCACCACTGAGATTGTCTGCAATGAAGATAAATCAGGCCTGTCTAGTACTGAAGTTGCGGATACAACCCGCGAAGAATCCTctgaggttgagttcaaggagctAGATGTTTGTGTGAAAAGAAGCAGCGGGAAGACCAGGAAGTATAAGACAATATTCGGTTGTCTTTTGAGCATGATCATGACCGTTGTCGCAATCATCGCTGTGTTAATTAGGATAGAAGATAGTTCTGAGGATTATGTTGGTCTAGTCCCCACTTGA